The following proteins are encoded in a genomic region of Diabrotica virgifera virgifera chromosome 1, PGI_DIABVI_V3a:
- the LOC126879096 gene encoding tigger transposable element-derived protein 4-like — protein MPRNYKRVTEKASWREEELQGALRAIRMSLRKAAIKCSIPKSTLHERLKNGTAPSGPSLGRKPVFSVEAENALAVQIKKLAKVFYGITPQEVRRCAFGFAQSNNIRVPFNQERKMAGKDWERGFISRHNITLRKPEATSINRITAFSRNEVTIFFNNLSRLMEKYAFSPNKIYNCDETGVTTVQRPPKIYAEKGQKRVGFVTSWKRGKTTTAMCAVNATGTYIPPMFIFARQRMASHLQRNGPPGALYTCSKNGWITEDIFLTWLQHFQAFVKASKEDPVLLIMDNHSTHCTLQAYNFCRDNGIAVLTIPPHSSHRLQPLDVSFYFPLKTAFNSECSKYLTIHPGEKITPSEIAELFNLAFSRVATPEKAIKGFKETGIFPYNPDVFTAEDFAPAETLQFTVSDALQEPTQAEKLLKTNETTPEKNSSVNETELKNVSFAEIIPLPSCSHENVVKRQNKANKQHSIVFTSTPLKEELEKKEEKKNKKTTIKSDKAKRNVFMTQEGSTLRQKSKRTKIALNYKICEEGESEIEDDDDVRDKNITEDICILCGEFGKNSELWLRCVYCGHWAHKACSNSPKDKKFICDFCL, from the coding sequence ATGCCGCGGAATTATAAAAGAGTCACCGAAAAAGCTTCGTGGAGAGAGGAGGAGTTGCAAGGAGCGCTCCGTGCTATACGTATGTCGTTAAGAAAAGCTGCAATAAAATGTTCAATTCCAAAATCTACGTTACACGAACGACTTAAAAATGGCACTGCCCCTTCTGGACCTTCCTTGGGCCGAAAGCCAGTTTTTTCAGTTGAAGCCGAAAATGCACTTGCTGTTCAAATTAAGAAGCTGGCAAAAGTTTTTTATGGAATAACTCCCCAGGAAGTACGAAGATGTGCTTTTGGATTTGCACAATCAAACAACATCCGAGTCCCCTTTAATCAAGAAAGAAAAATGGCTGGTAAAGACTGGGAAAGGGGCTTCATATCTCGTCACAATATTACGTTAAGGAAACCAGAAGCAACCAGCATTAACAGAATTACAGCTTTTAGTCGCAATGAAGttaccattttttttaacaatttatcCAGACTTatggaaaaatatgcattttcacccaataaaatttataattgcgATGAAACTGGGGTCACTACTGTACAACGCCCACCAAAAATATATGCAGAAAAAGGTCAGAAGCGTGTTGGATTTGTTACAAGCTGGAAAAGGGGGAAAACAACCACAGCGATGTGTGCCGTCAACGCTACAGGAACCTATATACCTCCCATGTTTATATTTGCACGCCAAAGAATGGCGTCCCATCTTCAACGAAACGGTCCCCCAGGTGCCCTTTACACATGCTCAAAAAATGGGTGGATTACAGAGGACATATTTCTTACTTGGTTACAACATTTTCAAGCATTTGTAAAAGCATCCAAAGAAGATCCAGTTCTTTTAATCATGGACAATCATAGCACTCACTGCACGTTACAAGCATATAATTTTTGTAGAGATAACGGTATTGCTGTTCTGACAATCCCTCCACATTCATCACATCGCCTTCAGCCACTCGATGTGAGCTTTTACTTTCCTCTAAAGACCGCATTCAACTCTGAATGTTCCAAATATTTGACCATCCATCCAGGGGAGAAAATAACGCCTAGTGAGATTGCTGAATTATTTAATTTAGCATTTAGTAGAGTGGCAACCCCGGAAAAGGCTATCAAGGGATTTAAAGAGACAGGTATTTTCCCCTACAACCCTGACGTATTCACAGCTGAAGATTTTGCTCCTGCAGAAACCCTTCAATTCACTGTTTCTGATGCACTTCAAGAACCTACCCAAGCAGAAAAACTACTCAAAACAAATGAGACTACCCCTGAAAAAAATAGTAGTGTGAATGAGACAGAATTAAAAAATGTTTCCTTTGCCGAGATAATTCCTCTACCATCTTGTTCTCACGAAAATGTTGTAAAGAGACAAAATAAGGCAAACAAGCAACACTCTATTGTATTTACGTCAACACCGCTAAAAGAAGAGctagaaaaaaaagaagagaagaaaaataaaaagacaACAATCAAATCAGATAAGGCTAAAAGAAATGTATTTATGACACAGGAGGGGTCTACATTAAGACAAAAATCAAAGCGAACAAAAATTGCCTTAAACTATAAAatatgtgaagaaggagaaagtGAGATAGAGGATGATGACGATGTTAGGGACAAGAACATTACCGAAGACATTTGCATTTTGTGTGGAGAATTTGGCAAGAACAGTGAACTTTGGCTAAGATGTGTGTATTGTGGTCATTGGGCACACAAGGCATGTTCTAACTCTCctaaagacaaaaaatttatttgcgACTTTTGTTTGTAA